AGTATTTCGGGATATTGATTGAATGGTTTAGGAAATTCCTTGATATTAGCCGTTAATAAATGATTGTTTATAATGTGTTGCGTTTTTCCAAACCAAAAAACTGATATTCGAGTGAGTATCTTGCCCCTTTCGGGTATCGGTGTTTTAAGTATGTGATCGAACGCGGAAACTCTGTCAGTAGCAACTATAAGAAGCTTATCCCCGAGGTCGTAAATGTCTCGAACCTTTCCTCTGAAATCTGGTTCCCTTCCGTCTATTTTTGTGTAAACTACAGCATTCATCAATCCCCCCTCCCATAAAGCCAGTAATAGGTGAATAAATTCCCCACAACTTTTTTGATGTATCTTCTCGTTTGTCCGTAATCTACGAATTCGGTCCAAACAAGGTCGTCTTGAGGGTTTGGACATTGCTGGTTCCAACGGGAGAGCTGCGAATTGCCCGCATTGTATTCCGCGAGAGCTTTATACAGGCTTCCATGCGAACTTATCAAGTCTGCTATATGATTAGTTCCGAGTTTGAGATTAACCTCATAATCGTTGAGGTGGTTTTTTGTAAATGGATTAACTCCTACTCTTCTGGCGATAGAATGTCCGGTTTCCGGAATAATTTGCATAAGACCTATAGCACCTGCGTAGGATTCCGCAAAATTATGAAACTTGCTTTCCTGCCTTACTATAGAATATACAAGCAGCGGATTAACATTACTTTGTCTGGCAAACGCATCTATTATCCTGAAATATGGTGTCGGATAAGCGGTCATCAGAGCAGCAGCGTTTTTCTTTGCTTCAAGGTAGTAGTTCAGTAATGTTCCTTCTTTGGTCGCGAGGTCATAAAGTCCAAGATTATAATAGTATTTCCATAAAGATAATAGCAATCTTGGATTGTTTGACTTAATTAGCTTTTCTTCAAGCGCATGAAAACAGGGACGAGCGAGTTCTAAAATTCCAAGCCGGGTTAATCTTTCTGCCTGTTTTTTAAGCCGAGCATCCTCAAAGTTCACATAGAGCGACTCGGGATTCACGCCTATGATATGACACGCATACTTAAGGACACTATCAACAGCGAGTGTGCCAACTTTCGTGTATGAAATATTGGGGAACTCAACCCAGCCCATTTTCTGCCTTGCAAGCCATATGAACAGGTTCTCGTAGGGTTCCTTTGCAAGATAAAGATACAAAGAGTCAGCTTTCGCACTTGAATCCATGGCTTCGTGAGATTTCGCCAGCCAATAATTTAATTCATCGATAAAATTTCCGTCGTGGAAGTATATTCTATATTTTTTAATAAGTTCGATAGCTTTCTTGGGTTGGTCGTTCGTCAAGTGAATCAATGTTGCCCACAGTAAAGCGTTATCAGCAAACTCTGATGAAGGATGTTTTCTGAGCATTCTTTCGCACTCACCAGCGAACTTTTGCCAATCGAGCATATAGCGTGCTATGTTCATTCGCTCAAATATTATATACTTCTCGTTACCGCAACCATTACAAAGCTTAAGAGCTTTCTCAGATATTTTCCACGCTTTCTTTAGTTTACCTTTCTTTCGCCAACACTGAGCTAGTCGCCAGTAAAGCGAGGCTTTTGAATAGCTGCCCTCTTTAAGCATTTTTTCTATATACTTTATCGCCTCAGAGTACTTACCCTGACCAATGAGGCAAACGGCTATGTAATATCCTGCCCGGCCACGATACTTCCTGTGTCCCGATGCCCTGTACTTTTTAAACCACGGCAAGGCGCTGTCAACATCTCGGTATTTGTAATAGGTCAACGCTATGTAGTACATCGAGACTGGGTCAAGGGGATGAATTTTCTTAAGCTCTGCTATCGCGCGATACATTATGTCTTTGTCTCTGAGTATGTCTGCTACTCGCAATAACGCCACAAGTCGCCTTTCGGCAGCGTCCTCATGGTAGGTATTCCTAAGCACAAATGCCATCTGAACATCATGCTCCCTGCGCCTCATATATCCGGCGTAGTATGCTGAATCGAGTTGTGCTATCGCTTTTTGGGTATCGCCCATTTCCCATAGCGACTTCCATCTTATAGTTGCTATTTCTGTTGAAATGCCGGGTAACTTTCCAAGATTTCTGACCAGTCTATATGCGAAATCATAGTCTCCCCTTTTGAACGCGGCTTGCGCACAAAGATAACGAGCCCAATCTGACAGTTCATAGTCAGAGGCAACAATTCCCGATAACAAAGATTCTGCTTTGTCATACATTCCGAGCTTGAAATTCAGGAAGCCAGCAAGAAATATTTTGTCAAGTGAATCAATGGACTTATCTCTTTCCAGAGCTTTGAGTGCCTCTGCCCACCTGAACCGCAAAACCAATTCTCTCGTAGAGTTTTCTATCCCCACTACTTCGATAGAAGTATCCGGGACTGCTGCGGTTTCTTCAACGACTTTCTCCTGCCGAGGCTTTTGCTCGGGGATTTTTTTTGTTTTTGTTTTGCCGGTGAAAGCGCAGCCCAAAAACATTATTACAACGAAAAGAGTGGTCGAAAAAACGATCCATTTTACCTTCAGGCGAGCCATACATTCTCCCTTCCGAGCTCTTTTATCAGCATTTCAGTAAGGTCATTTTCTGCGTTTACTTTAATACTTTTAGATATCGCACTAAAGCTTTTATTTTCCGATTCTATGTGAATAACGAGGGTTTTATCGCCTTTATTTTTGCTCAGTAGTTGCTTTATTCTCACAAGCTTTTTTTGTGGTGTGTTTTCGCTAATTTTTATGTGGAGTTGCGAGCACATCTCTCGTCTTAATATCTCTATTGGCATGGCTTTTTCAGCCTTTAGCACCGGAGTTCCATCCGGATCAAATTGTAGAAGTCCCTCAACCCACACAAGTGCATCAACTGCAAGAAACATCTGTGCTTTGTCGAAAATTTTGGGATAAAAGATAACTTTTATTTCCCCTACTCTATCCTGCAAAGTTACTATAGCCATTTGTGATTCGTCGTTGGTTCGCTTTCTCGTTATGCTTGATATAAGCCCCGCTATTCGAGCTCTTCTTTCTCGCTGGAT
This genomic window from bacterium contains:
- a CDS encoding phosphoribosylaminoimidazolesuccinocarboxamide synthase — protein: MNAVVYTKIDGREPDFRGKVRDIYDLGDKLLIVATDRVSAFDHILKTPIPERGKILTRISVFWFGKTQHIINNHLLTANIKEFPKPFNQYPEIL
- a CDS encoding lytic transglycosylase domain-containing protein, whose protein sequence is MARLKVKWIVFSTTLFVVIMFLGCAFTGKTKTKKIPEQKPRQEKVVEETAAVPDTSIEVVGIENSTRELVLRFRWAEALKALERDKSIDSLDKIFLAGFLNFKLGMYDKAESLLSGIVASDYELSDWARYLCAQAAFKRGDYDFAYRLVRNLGKLPGISTEIATIRWKSLWEMGDTQKAIAQLDSAYYAGYMRRREHDVQMAFVLRNTYHEDAAERRLVALLRVADILRDKDIMYRAIAELKKIHPLDPVSMYYIALTYYKYRDVDSALPWFKKYRASGHRKYRGRAGYYIAVCLIGQGKYSEAIKYIEKMLKEGSYSKASLYWRLAQCWRKKGKLKKAWKISEKALKLCNGCGNEKYIIFERMNIARYMLDWQKFAGECERMLRKHPSSEFADNALLWATLIHLTNDQPKKAIELIKKYRIYFHDGNFIDELNYWLAKSHEAMDSSAKADSLYLYLAKEPYENLFIWLARQKMGWVEFPNISYTKVGTLAVDSVLKYACHIIGVNPESLYVNFEDARLKKQAERLTRLGILELARPCFHALEEKLIKSNNPRLLLSLWKYYYNLGLYDLATKEGTLLNYYLEAKKNAAALMTAYPTPYFRIIDAFARQSNVNPLLVYSIVRQESKFHNFAESYAGAIGLMQIIPETGHSIARRVGVNPFTKNHLNDYEVNLKLGTNHIADLISSHGSLYKALAEYNAGNSQLSRWNQQCPNPQDDLVWTEFVDYGQTRRYIKKVVGNLFTYYWLYGRGD